One window from the genome of Thermus sediminis encodes:
- a CDS encoding TRAP transporter permease: protein MAETSSPIPQSPLGWLARLVLILGSLYSLYLVLHPFTPLAKAQIDLLDIVQLQRSTHVLFLLLGAYLVSFFAPPRKATPGAWVFLAFSLIPLYSFLFPRPPTLELPLEVRLFGLLVWAVAVLPAVVPRLQRPTALLGALLAILPTWYQARYFEELVYRAVIPEAWDAGMSLTLILLLLGVVYRLLGPVMPVLVLFFFSYNLHAQLFPGAFRGAPQPVDLLLGKSFNETEAGIYGLITGVSVKYLVYFTLLSGMITALGLGRVVANMALALVGKSPATPGRVTGLAGTFMGMFSGSGAADTQFVSTLTKPLYERAGYDRLTAAGIAATAGTIALIMPPIMGSIAFIMVEILEIPYLKVMAMALGPALLYLLAILAFNEFYARKAGLPAVATEIGMARRAYVLRYSPIFLPILLIVVLLYLGYEVRTAASLALLGFILLAYLDPTLRPKGIAPIFRGLEEGFRALLPIGTAVTSANLIFSMMVISGLPSKFSQLLQQVSGESLLLATLITAIFSLILGMGVPPTATYVLTSALTAPAIIALATKNFTAFGLDPEAARVAAIYATHMFLFYYAVLADVTPPVALSGYAAASVFGTHPLPTGVYAARVALSKYLIGFFFLLSYTGTGLLILPVLETLPPEKAWPIILERFLSVGLGIVYLSAAAAGFTRRPLGRLEAWTLGLLALLLFIPQTSLNLLGLLLGLPFFLKGGLTGLWRRA from the coding sequence ATGGCGGAAACTTCCAGTCCCATTCCGCAAAGCCCCCTAGGGTGGCTCGCACGGCTAGTCCTCATCCTGGGTTCCCTCTACAGCCTCTACCTGGTCCTCCACCCCTTCACCCCCCTGGCCAAGGCCCAGATTGACCTCCTGGACATCGTCCAGCTTCAGCGGAGCACCCACGTCCTCTTCCTCCTCCTGGGAGCCTACCTGGTGAGCTTCTTCGCCCCCCCCAGAAAGGCCACGCCGGGGGCCTGGGTCTTCCTGGCCTTCAGCCTGATCCCCCTCTACAGCTTCCTCTTTCCCAGGCCTCCCACCCTGGAGCTGCCCCTCGAGGTCCGCCTCTTCGGCCTCCTGGTCTGGGCGGTGGCCGTCCTCCCCGCAGTGGTCCCCAGGCTCCAGCGCCCCACGGCCCTCCTGGGGGCCCTTTTGGCCATCCTCCCCACCTGGTACCAGGCCCGGTACTTTGAGGAGCTGGTCTACCGGGCGGTGATCCCTGAGGCCTGGGACGCGGGGATGAGCCTCACCCTCATCCTCCTCCTCCTGGGGGTGGTCTACCGGCTCCTGGGGCCGGTGATGCCCGTCCTCGTCCTCTTCTTCTTCAGCTACAACCTCCACGCCCAGCTCTTCCCCGGGGCCTTCCGGGGGGCGCCCCAGCCCGTGGACCTCCTCCTGGGCAAGAGCTTCAACGAGACCGAGGCGGGGATCTACGGCCTTATCACCGGGGTCTCGGTCAAGTACCTGGTCTACTTCACCCTCCTCTCGGGGATGATCACCGCCTTGGGCCTGGGGCGGGTGGTGGCCAACATGGCCCTGGCCCTGGTGGGGAAAAGCCCCGCCACCCCCGGCCGGGTCACCGGCCTCGCCGGCACCTTCATGGGGATGTTCTCGGGCTCAGGGGCCGCGGACACCCAGTTCGTCTCCACCCTGACCAAGCCCCTTTACGAAAGGGCCGGCTACGACCGCCTCACCGCCGCCGGGATCGCCGCCACCGCCGGCACCATTGCCCTCATCATGCCCCCCATCATGGGGAGCATCGCCTTCATCATGGTGGAGATCCTGGAGATCCCCTACCTCAAGGTGATGGCCATGGCCCTCGGGCCCGCCCTCCTCTACCTTCTCGCCATCCTGGCCTTCAACGAGTTCTACGCCCGCAAGGCGGGCCTGCCCGCGGTGGCCACGGAGATCGGCATGGCCCGCCGAGCCTACGTCCTCCGCTATAGCCCCATCTTCCTCCCCATCCTCCTCATCGTGGTCCTCCTCTACCTGGGCTACGAGGTGCGCACCGCCGCCAGCCTAGCCCTTTTGGGCTTCATCCTCCTGGCCTACCTGGACCCCACCCTGAGGCCCAAGGGGATCGCCCCCATCTTCCGGGGCCTCGAGGAGGGCTTCCGGGCCCTCCTCCCCATCGGCACCGCGGTGACCTCCGCCAACCTCATCTTCTCCATGATGGTCATCTCCGGCCTGCCCTCCAAGTTCAGCCAGCTCCTGCAGCAGGTCTCCGGGGAAAGCCTCCTCCTCGCCACCCTGATCACGGCCATCTTCAGCCTGATCCTGGGCATGGGGGTCCCCCCCACGGCCACCTACGTCCTCACCTCCGCCCTCACCGCCCCGGCCATCATCGCCCTGGCCACCAAGAACTTCACCGCCTTCGGCCTGGATCCCGAGGCCGCCAGGGTGGCGGCGATCTACGCCACCCACATGTTCCTCTTCTACTACGCTGTCCTGGCGGACGTGACCCCGCCCGTGGCCCTCTCCGGCTACGCCGCCGCCAGCGTCTTCGGCACCCACCCCCTCCCCACTGGGGTCTACGCCGCCCGGGTGGCCCTATCCAAGTACCTGATCGGCTTCTTCTTCCTCCTCTCCTACACGGGCACGGGCCTCCTCATCCTGCCGGTTTTGGAAACCCTGCCCCCTGAGAAGGCCTGGCCCATCATCCTGGAGCGCTTCCTCTCCGTGGGCTTGGGAATCGTCTACCTCTCCGCCGCCGCCGCCGGGTTTACCCGGAGGCCCCTAGGCCGCCTCGAGGCCTGGACCCTGGGGCTCCTGGCCCTCCTCCTCTTCATCCCCCAGACCTCGTTGAACCTCCTGGGCCTCCTCCTGGGCCTTCCCTTCTTCCTCAAAGGGGGCTTGACGGGGCTCTGGCGGAGGGCGTAG
- a CDS encoding site-2 protease family protein has protein sequence MLQRGFPLLRILGIPVHLDFTFLLILPLLAFLIGRNLPLYLGLFGLPRDPSLLEGQTPYLLGLAAALGLFLSVLLHELGHALTARHFGIKTQRITLWLLGGVAQMERIPKEPKKEFLIAIAGPLVSFALAILFWLLRQEAGALGFLTHYLALVNFILGVFNLLPALPLDGGRVYRALLATRQPYVKATQKALTLSQVVAFVLGLFGLLVLNPFLILIAFFVYMASRADAEATFLAQALEGLKVKDLMTQDPIVVPKDLPVAELLQLSLAHRVSGFPVVEAGRVLGVVGLEGLEGADPMAPVDRYLQEPLLLSPEDSALSALQRMGERNYPRALVMEGEALLGILSKTDLLRAFQVRLLGLSSLDKPKGMG, from the coding sequence ATGCTGCAACGCGGCTTTCCCCTCTTGCGGATTCTGGGCATCCCCGTCCACTTGGACTTCACCTTCCTCCTCATCCTGCCCCTCCTGGCCTTCCTCATCGGCCGCAACCTCCCCCTTTACCTAGGGCTCTTCGGCCTGCCCCGGGACCCCAGCCTCCTCGAGGGTCAAACCCCCTACCTCCTGGGCCTTGCGGCCGCCTTGGGCCTTTTCCTCTCCGTGCTGCTGCACGAGCTGGGCCACGCCCTCACCGCCCGGCACTTTGGCATCAAAACCCAGCGCATCACCCTCTGGCTGCTGGGCGGGGTGGCCCAGATGGAAAGGATTCCCAAGGAGCCCAAAAAGGAGTTCCTCATCGCCATAGCTGGACCTCTGGTGAGCTTCGCTCTGGCCATTCTCTTCTGGCTCCTGCGCCAGGAGGCGGGGGCCTTGGGCTTCCTCACCCATTACCTGGCCCTGGTGAACTTCATCCTGGGTGTTTTCAACCTCCTCCCCGCCCTGCCCTTGGACGGGGGACGGGTCTACCGGGCCCTCCTAGCCACCCGGCAGCCCTACGTGAAAGCCACGCAAAAGGCCCTGACCCTGAGCCAGGTGGTGGCCTTCGTCCTGGGGCTCTTCGGGCTTCTGGTCCTGAACCCCTTCCTCATCCTCATAGCCTTTTTCGTGTACATGGCCTCGAGGGCCGACGCCGAGGCCACCTTCCTGGCCCAGGCCCTGGAGGGCCTGAAGGTCAAGGACCTCATGACCCAAGACCCCATCGTGGTCCCCAAGGACCTGCCGGTGGCCGAGCTGCTGCAGCTCTCCCTGGCCCACCGGGTCTCCGGCTTCCCCGTGGTGGAGGCGGGGCGGGTCCTGGGGGTGGTGGGCCTCGAGGGCCTGGAGGGGGCGGACCCCATGGCCCCTGTGGACCGCTACCTGCAGGAGCCTCTCCTCCTCTCCCCCGAGGACTCGGCCCTAAGCGCGCTGCAGCGGATGGGGGAGCGGAACTACCCCCGGGCCTTGGTGATGGAGGGGGAGGCCCTTTTGGGTATCCTCAGCAAGACCGACCTCTTGAGGGCCTTCCAGGTGCGGCTCCTAGGGCTTTCCTCCCTTGACAAGCCCAAGGGTATGGGGTAG
- the purU gene encoding formyltetrahydrofolate deformylase: MDEARLLITCPDRPGIVAAVSGFLYAHGANITDLQQHSTDPEGGTFFMRVAFTASHLDLARPALERAFQEVVANRFGMAWRLAFASERKRTAILVSKPAHALLELLWRYRVGELPMDLRLVVSNHPHHREEVERFGIPYHHVPVAKGRKEEAEAMILALLEEAGVELLVLARYMQILSPAFVTRFPMRIINIHHSFLPAFAGADPYRQAYERGVKLIGATAHYVTEELDQGPIIEQDVARVSHRHAVEELKRLGRELERTVLARAVRWHLEDRILVHGNKTVVFV, encoded by the coding sequence ATGGACGAGGCCCGCCTCCTCATCACCTGCCCTGACCGGCCGGGGATCGTCGCTGCGGTCAGCGGCTTCCTCTACGCCCACGGGGCCAACATCACCGACCTGCAGCAGCACTCCACCGACCCCGAAGGGGGGACCTTCTTCATGCGGGTGGCCTTCACCGCCTCCCACCTGGACCTGGCCCGCCCCGCCCTGGAGCGGGCCTTCCAGGAGGTGGTGGCCAACCGGTTCGGCATGGCCTGGCGCCTGGCCTTCGCCTCGGAAAGGAAGCGCACGGCCATCCTGGTCTCCAAGCCCGCCCACGCCCTCTTGGAGCTCCTCTGGCGCTACAGGGTGGGGGAGCTTCCCATGGACCTCCGCCTGGTGGTCTCCAACCACCCCCACCACCGGGAGGAGGTGGAGCGCTTCGGCATCCCCTACCACCACGTCCCCGTGGCGAAGGGGAGGAAGGAAGAGGCCGAGGCCATGATCCTGGCCCTCCTGGAGGAGGCGGGGGTGGAGCTCCTGGTCCTCGCCCGTTACATGCAGATCCTCTCCCCCGCCTTCGTGACCCGTTTTCCCATGCGCATCATCAACATCCACCACTCCTTCCTCCCCGCCTTCGCGGGGGCCGACCCCTACCGCCAAGCCTACGAGCGGGGGGTGAAGCTCATCGGGGCCACGGCCCACTACGTCACCGAGGAGCTGGACCAGGGCCCCATCATCGAGCAGGACGTGGCCCGGGTCTCCCACCGCCACGCCGTGGAGGAGCTCAAGCGGCTAGGCCGGGAGCTGGAGCGCACCGTCCTGGCCCGGGCCGTGCGCTGGCACCTGGAGGACCGCATCCTGGTCCACGGCAACAAGACCGTGGTCTTCGTCTAA
- the mutS gene encoding DNA mismatch repair protein MutS, which yields MGGMLKGEGPGPLPPLLQQYVELRDRYPDYLLLFQVGDFYECFGEDAERLARALGLVLTHKTSKDFTTPMAGIPLRAFDAYAGRLLKMGFRLAIADQVESAEEAEGLVRREVTQLLTPGTLVQESLLPREANYLAAIATGDGWGLALMDVSTGEFKGTFLRSKSALYDELFRHRPAEVLLAPELLENQAFLEEFRKRFPVMLSEAPFAPEGEGPLALRRARGALLAYAQRTQGGSLSLQPFRPYDPGAFMRLPEATLRALEVFEPMRGQDTLLSILDETRTAPGRRLLQAWLRHPLLDPGPLEARLSRVEGLVREGSLREGVRRLLFRLSDLERLATRLELSRAGPRDLGALRRSLEVLPELWALLGEEAGLPDLTPLLEELRAALVEDPPPKLSEGHLIRPGYDPELDALRRAHGEGVAYFAELEERERVRTGIPTLKVGYNAVFGYYLEVTRPYYERVPPEYRPVQTLKDRQRYALPEMRERERELYRLEALIRRREEEVFLALRERAKKEAEALREAARILAELDVYAALAEVAVRHGYVRPRFGDRLRIRAGRHPVVERRTEFVPNDLEMAHDLVLVTGPNMAGKSTFLRQTALIALLAQVGSFVPAEEAELPLFDGIYTRIGASDDLAGGKSTFMVEMEEVALILREATERSLVLLDEVGRGTSSLDGVAIATAVAEALHERRCYGLFATHYFELTALALPRLKNLHVAAKEEAGGLVFYHQVLPGPASKSYGVEVASLAGLPQGVVERARALLRAASARREGALEGVLERLLALDPDRLTPLEALRLLHELRALALGAPLGSMKG from the coding sequence ATGGGAGGCATGCTCAAGGGCGAAGGCCCGGGCCCCCTTCCCCCCCTTCTCCAGCAGTACGTGGAGCTCAGGGACCGCTACCCGGACTACCTCCTCCTCTTCCAGGTGGGGGACTTTTACGAGTGCTTCGGGGAGGACGCCGAGAGGCTAGCCCGCGCCCTGGGCCTTGTCCTCACCCACAAGACCAGCAAGGACTTCACCACCCCCATGGCGGGGATCCCCCTGAGGGCCTTTGACGCCTACGCCGGGAGGCTCTTGAAGATGGGCTTCCGCCTGGCCATCGCCGACCAGGTGGAGTCTGCTGAGGAGGCGGAGGGGCTCGTGAGGCGGGAGGTGACCCAGCTCCTCACCCCTGGGACCCTGGTCCAGGAGAGCCTGCTTCCCCGGGAGGCCAACTACCTAGCGGCCATCGCCACCGGGGACGGGTGGGGTCTGGCCCTCATGGACGTCTCTACCGGGGAGTTCAAGGGGACCTTTCTCAGGAGCAAAAGCGCCCTTTACGACGAGCTTTTCCGCCACCGTCCCGCGGAGGTCCTCCTGGCCCCGGAGCTCTTGGAGAACCAGGCCTTTTTGGAAGAGTTCAGGAAGCGCTTTCCCGTCATGCTCTCCGAGGCCCCTTTTGCGCCCGAGGGGGAGGGGCCTTTGGCCCTGAGGCGGGCCCGGGGGGCCCTCCTGGCCTACGCCCAGAGGACCCAAGGGGGGAGTTTGAGCCTCCAGCCCTTCCGCCCTTACGACCCCGGGGCCTTCATGCGCCTGCCCGAGGCCACCCTAAGGGCGTTGGAAGTCTTTGAGCCCATGCGGGGCCAGGACACCCTGCTATCCATCCTGGACGAGACCCGAACCGCCCCGGGGAGGCGGCTCCTCCAGGCCTGGCTCCGCCACCCCCTTCTGGACCCGGGCCCCCTCGAGGCCCGGCTTTCCCGGGTGGAAGGCCTCGTGCGGGAGGGGAGCTTGCGGGAGGGGGTGCGCCGCCTCCTCTTTCGCCTGAGCGACCTAGAGCGCCTGGCCACGCGGCTGGAGCTTTCGCGGGCGGGCCCCAGGGACCTCGGGGCCCTTAGGCGGAGCCTGGAGGTCCTTCCCGAGCTCTGGGCCCTCCTGGGGGAGGAGGCGGGGCTTCCCGACCTGACGCCCCTCCTGGAGGAGCTCAGGGCGGCCCTGGTGGAGGACCCTCCCCCGAAGCTCTCCGAGGGCCACCTCATCCGCCCGGGGTACGACCCGGAGCTGGACGCCCTGAGGCGGGCCCACGGGGAGGGGGTGGCCTACTTCGCGGAGCTGGAGGAACGGGAGAGGGTGAGGACGGGGATCCCCACCCTCAAGGTGGGGTACAACGCCGTCTTCGGCTACTACCTGGAGGTGACGCGGCCCTACTACGAGAGGGTGCCCCCCGAGTACCGCCCCGTCCAGACCCTCAAGGACCGGCAGCGCTACGCCCTGCCGGAGATGCGGGAGCGGGAGCGGGAGCTCTACCGCCTCGAGGCCCTGATCCGCCGCCGGGAGGAGGAGGTCTTCCTGGCGCTGCGGGAAAGGGCCAAAAAGGAGGCCGAGGCCCTGAGGGAGGCGGCCAGGATCCTGGCCGAGCTAGACGTTTACGCCGCCTTGGCCGAGGTGGCCGTGCGCCATGGCTACGTGAGGCCCCGCTTCGGGGATCGCCTCCGGATCCGCGCCGGGCGCCACCCTGTGGTGGAAAGGCGCACGGAGTTCGTGCCCAACGATCTGGAGATGGCCCACGACCTCGTCCTGGTCACGGGGCCCAACATGGCGGGGAAGTCCACCTTCCTGCGGCAGACCGCCCTCATCGCCCTCCTGGCCCAGGTGGGGAGCTTCGTGCCCGCGGAGGAGGCCGAGCTTCCCCTCTTTGACGGCATCTACACCCGCATCGGGGCCTCGGACGACCTGGCTGGGGGGAAGAGCACCTTCATGGTGGAGATGGAGGAGGTGGCCCTGATCCTAAGGGAGGCCACGGAGAGGAGCCTCGTCCTCCTGGACGAGGTGGGCCGGGGCACCAGCAGCCTGGACGGGGTGGCCATCGCCACGGCGGTGGCCGAGGCCCTCCACGAGAGGCGGTGCTACGGCCTCTTCGCCACCCACTACTTTGAGCTCACCGCCCTGGCCCTCCCCCGCCTCAAGAACCTCCACGTGGCCGCCAAGGAGGAGGCGGGGGGGCTCGTCTTCTACCACCAGGTCCTCCCCGGCCCCGCCTCCAAGAGCTACGGGGTGGAGGTGGCCTCCCTGGCGGGCCTGCCCCAGGGGGTGGTGGAGCGGGCCCGGGCCCTCCTCCGGGCCGCCTCCGCCAGGCGGGAGGGAGCCTTGGAAGGGGTCCTGGAGAGGCTCCTCGCCCTGGACCCCGACCGCCTTACCCCCCTCGAGGCCCTCCGCCTCCTCCACGAGCTCAGGGCCTTGGCCCTGGGGGCCCCCTTGGGTAGCATGAAGGGGTGA
- the rraA gene encoding ribonuclease E activity regulator RraA: MTLSTADLCDLYPEAVLLRPIFQDFGGKGRFAGRVRTLRVFEDNALVRKALEAEGQGQVLVVDGGGSLRTALLGGNLARLALERGWSGVVVHGAVRDREELRSLPLGVKALGAVPRRSAKAGRGLVDVPVAFAGARILPSWFLVADGEGILLLPEPPSGGQSGG; this comes from the coding sequence ATGACGCTTTCCACCGCGGACCTCTGCGACCTCTACCCGGAGGCCGTCCTCCTCCGGCCCATCTTTCAGGACTTTGGGGGGAAAGGGCGTTTTGCCGGAAGGGTGCGCACCCTGAGGGTCTTTGAGGACAACGCCCTGGTGCGAAAGGCCCTCGAGGCCGAGGGCCAGGGCCAGGTCCTGGTGGTGGACGGGGGCGGCTCCCTGCGCACCGCCCTCCTGGGAGGGAACCTGGCCCGGCTGGCCCTGGAGCGGGGCTGGAGCGGGGTGGTGGTCCACGGGGCGGTGCGGGACCGGGAGGAGCTGCGAAGCCTTCCTCTGGGGGTCAAGGCCCTGGGGGCGGTGCCCAGGAGGAGCGCCAAGGCGGGCCGGGGCCTGGTGGACGTGCCCGTGGCCTTCGCCGGAGCTAGGATCCTCCCTTCGTGGTTTCTCGTGGCCGATGGGGAGGGGATCCTCCTCCTCCCCGAGCCCCCGAGCGGCGGCCAAAGCGGCGGATGA
- a CDS encoding TAXI family TRAP transporter solute-binding subunit: MRRVLLVIGLLALGLALAQKPRVIIGTGSTGGVFFFYGTALADIYNRAGVAEFQPVQTGGSYDNLLLLRDRTDPRNNTYYCALTTTDSAFVAYNGEEPRFRARPARDQRVLFYMYPSFIHLVASEKSGIKVIQDLRGKRVSTGQPGSSTENLALLVLQAAGVRPETFAKRERLPVAEAARALGEGTLDAFFWVGGVPTGSIVELGQTLARKGDRIYLVPIDPKSTTAQVALKRFPGLLDPTTVPRGVYNTRTDVPGLNTGNILVCPESLPREVVYGMMKATFDNLDTLRSAVAAARDTSIQNTARLYGQLAIPFHPGAEQYLREAGAIR; encoded by the coding sequence ATGAGGAGAGTCCTTCTTGTCATCGGTCTGCTGGCCCTGGGTCTGGCCCTGGCCCAAAAGCCCAGGGTCATCATCGGCACCGGAAGCACCGGCGGGGTCTTCTTCTTCTACGGCACCGCCTTGGCGGACATCTACAACAGGGCTGGGGTGGCGGAGTTCCAGCCGGTGCAGACGGGGGGCTCCTACGATAACCTCCTCCTCCTCCGGGACCGCACCGACCCCAGGAACAACACCTACTACTGCGCCCTCACCACCACGGACTCGGCCTTTGTGGCCTACAACGGAGAGGAACCCCGCTTCCGGGCCCGGCCCGCCAGGGACCAGAGGGTCCTCTTCTACATGTACCCCTCCTTCATCCACCTAGTGGCCAGCGAGAAAAGCGGCATCAAGGTCATCCAGGACCTGAGGGGCAAGCGGGTCTCTACCGGCCAGCCCGGCTCCAGCACGGAGAACCTGGCCCTCTTGGTCCTCCAGGCCGCGGGGGTGAGGCCGGAGACCTTCGCCAAGCGGGAGCGCCTCCCAGTGGCCGAAGCGGCCAGAGCCCTAGGGGAGGGCACCCTAGACGCCTTCTTCTGGGTGGGGGGCGTGCCCACGGGCTCGATCGTGGAACTGGGCCAAACCCTGGCCCGAAAGGGGGACCGCATCTACCTGGTGCCCATTGACCCGAAGAGCACCACGGCCCAGGTGGCCCTGAAGCGCTTTCCGGGCCTCTTGGACCCCACGACGGTCCCCAGAGGGGTGTACAACACCCGCACGGATGTGCCCGGCCTGAACACGGGGAACATCCTGGTCTGCCCAGAAAGCCTACCCAGGGAGGTGGTCTACGGAATGATGAAGGCCACCTTTGACAACCTGGACACCCTGAGGAGCGCGGTGGCCGCTGCCCGGGACACCTCCATCCAAAACACCGCCAGGCTCTATGGCCAGCTGGCCATCCCCTTCCATCCCGGGGCCGAGCAGTACCTGAGGGAAGCGGGAGCCATAAGGTAA
- a CDS encoding TAXI family TRAP transporter solute-binding subunit, which translates to MLRALLVIVALSGLALAQKPRVVIATGGVGGVYFFYGTALAEIWNRAGVAEAQATQTAASIDNLLLLENRTGGGTYYCGTVLPDSAYLAYTGEHERFRGRPARSTRILFAMYPNFLHVVTREGAGIQVVQDLKGKRVSTGAPGSGTEVQALLVLQAAGLSPRDFAKHERLGAQESASALAEGTIDAYFWSGGLPTGSITEVGASLARRGQRLHLVPIDPRGTVAQNFQRRFPGLAGTGVIPRAVYGTRGDTPTLTFWNLFVCPASLPEEAAYALTKATFDNVETLRNAVAAARDTTLENAVRFVGGTIPYHEGALRYFREVGALR; encoded by the coding sequence ATGCTACGTGCCCTGTTGGTCATCGTGGCACTTTCCGGCCTGGCCTTGGCCCAGAAGCCCCGGGTGGTCATCGCCACCGGAGGGGTGGGCGGGGTCTACTTCTTCTACGGCACGGCCCTGGCGGAGATCTGGAACCGGGCAGGGGTGGCCGAGGCCCAGGCCACCCAGACCGCCGCCTCCATAGATAACCTCCTCCTCCTGGAAAACCGCACCGGGGGCGGCACCTACTACTGCGGCACCGTTCTGCCCGACTCCGCCTACCTGGCCTACACCGGGGAGCACGAGCGCTTCCGGGGCCGGCCGGCGAGGAGCACCCGCATCCTCTTCGCCATGTACCCCAACTTCCTCCACGTGGTCACCCGGGAGGGGGCGGGAATCCAGGTGGTCCAGGACCTGAAGGGGAAACGGGTCTCCACCGGGGCCCCAGGCTCGGGCACCGAGGTGCAGGCCCTCCTGGTCCTTCAGGCGGCGGGGCTTTCCCCCAGGGATTTCGCCAAGCATGAACGGCTCGGGGCGCAAGAGAGCGCCAGCGCCCTGGCCGAGGGCACCATAGACGCCTACTTCTGGTCCGGGGGCCTGCCCACGGGCTCCATCACCGAGGTGGGGGCGAGCCTGGCCCGCAGGGGCCAGCGGCTCCACCTGGTGCCCATAGACCCCAGGGGCACCGTGGCCCAGAACTTCCAGAGGCGCTTCCCCGGCCTGGCGGGCACGGGGGTCATCCCCAGGGCGGTCTACGGGACCAGGGGCGACACCCCCACCCTCACCTTCTGGAACCTCTTCGTCTGCCCGGCAAGCCTGCCGGAGGAGGCTGCCTACGCCCTGACCAAGGCCACCTTTGACAACGTGGAAACCCTGAGGAACGCCGTGGCCGCTGCCCGGGACACCACTTTGGAGAACGCCGTGCGCTTCGTGGGCGGCACCATCCCCTACCATGAGGGGGCCCTGCGCTACTTCCGCGAGGTGGGGGCCCTGAGGTAG
- a CDS encoding S1C family serine protease, producing MNLGRSFVGFLALSALAGGVLWWGLSSGQGRPQAPLGDQGFLEYERNTVEIVERYGRGVVFVAVVTRPQSLPLPPGFEFFAPFLQVPPQRGTGSGFVIDREGHILTNHHVVEGAGRITVRFHGDPQEYQARLVGAAPPLDLALLRVEAPRERLVPLVLGDSDRIRVGQKAIALGNPFGLEFTVTQGIVSAIRENPGAIGDETGLVPQVIQTDAAINPGNSGGPLLNSRGEVIGINTAILTPTGQFGAAQFAGVGFALPINLVKQYLPELKAGRVLTAEEIIRSRPRLGVSLVPLSLYPERLRRQHGLPDTGLMVQEVERNSPAQRAGLRAPSRFANLALPTGEALQVGVDGDVLLRADGVPLTSIARLRQVLYAKRPGEAVALEVFRQGRTLTVRVVPQVIR from the coding sequence ATGAACCTTGGCCGTTCCTTCGTGGGCTTTCTGGCCCTCTCCGCCCTGGCGGGGGGGGTGCTCTGGTGGGGGCTTTCCAGCGGTCAGGGGAGGCCCCAGGCCCCCCTTGGGGACCAGGGGTTTTTGGAGTACGAGCGGAACACCGTGGAGATCGTGGAGCGCTACGGCAGGGGCGTGGTCTTCGTGGCCGTGGTCACCCGGCCCCAGAGCCTTCCCCTGCCCCCGGGGTTTGAGTTCTTCGCCCCCTTCCTCCAGGTGCCCCCCCAGCGGGGGACGGGCTCGGGCTTCGTCATAGACCGGGAGGGGCACATCCTCACCAACCACCACGTGGTGGAGGGGGCGGGCCGCATCACCGTGAGGTTTCACGGCGACCCCCAGGAGTACCAGGCCCGCCTGGTGGGCGCAGCCCCGCCCCTGGACCTGGCCCTCCTGAGGGTGGAGGCCCCCAGGGAGAGGCTCGTGCCCCTGGTCCTCGGGGACTCGGACCGGATCCGCGTGGGCCAGAAGGCCATCGCCCTGGGGAACCCCTTCGGCCTGGAGTTCACCGTGACCCAGGGGATCGTCTCCGCCATCCGGGAGAACCCCGGGGCCATCGGGGACGAGACCGGCCTGGTACCCCAGGTGATCCAGACCGATGCCGCCATCAACCCCGGGAACTCCGGGGGGCCCCTCCTCAACTCCCGGGGGGAGGTCATCGGCATCAACACCGCCATCCTCACCCCCACGGGCCAGTTCGGGGCCGCCCAGTTCGCTGGGGTGGGCTTCGCCCTGCCCATCAACCTGGTCAAGCAGTACCTGCCGGAGCTCAAGGCGGGGAGGGTCCTCACCGCGGAGGAGATCATCCGCAGCCGCCCCCGCCTCGGGGTCTCCCTCGTCCCCCTATCCCTCTATCCGGAGAGGCTGAGGCGGCAGCACGGCCTCCCGGACACCGGCCTCATGGTCCAGGAGGTGGAGCGGAACAGCCCCGCCCAAAGGGCGGGCCTCCGAGCCCCCTCCCGCTTCGCCAACCTCGCCCTGCCCACGGGGGAGGCCCTCCAGGTGGGGGTGGACGGGGACGTGCTCTTAAGGGCCGATGGGGTGCCCCTCACCTCCATCGCAAGGCTCCGCCAGGTCCTCTACGCCAAGAGGCCAGGGGAGGCGGTGGCCCTCGAGGTCTTCCGCCAGGGGCGCACCCTCACGGTCAGGGTGGTCCCCCAGGTGATCCGCTAG